TACCCTCAATATAAGATAACCaaccttaataaaaatatagtccTTTCGTTAAGGTAGAGCAGACCTGTAATCTATTGGAATGAAgtcaaattacaaattttaggTTTATTATATAGATAACCATTGTGTTTTGTGACCAAATCGACTCATGAATAAAACCTTAGTACAATTCTTCAATCCTCCATATCATCTCCTTCTAGAAAGGTAAGCaacaaaatgttttatttaaggcgcaaatgcatttttagtccttacattttggccctatttctattttggtccctacattttcattttattacttttagtctctaaaccaattaacgcgtgacatttaaatccttaccgtcacccaactaacagaaaatgctgacgtggctgacagcagagtaaaataataattaaaaaatatattttgtcattaaaaaatttccacgttagcatctaaattaattttaattaaataaacaaaattaaaaacaaaaaattacatgaattgagatctaaaACTTGTTCTTCAATATTCTTcttaaatcaagaaataaacccAACAAAgacatcaaacccaaaatcaaagaGAACCCAGATCTAATATCAAGGACATCAAACCCACCAACgacatcaaacccaaaattaaaGAGCAATCCCAACAACGACATTGTCCTTTATTtgaaatctaaataaaaaacattttctcatcagcaaataaaaaacaatttggtCATTGCTCATCCAATATATTCAACTTACTAAAGCTCTCTCTTGTCTAAAATGAAGCTCTCTTTCGTATAAAGCTCTCTCTCAGATCAagatctctatctctatctctctttttcgGCTTTCTCTTTGGATCTGGGATTAGAGGAAGAGATGGTGGGTGTTGGGTTCGACTGGGTTTGTTGGGATCTGGCCACTGACCCACACAACCCAGTCtaaaaaaatccccaaatttGAAAAGCTTGAAACCCCAATGCCACTCCCACGGCCTCAATTGGCGTCCCTAGCCCGACAAAGGAGTGTTCAACGGAAGCCTTCTTCTTCCGTCGTTGAAGCTAACCATTACTGAAGCAATAGAAAGACTTTGAGCCTTCTTGTTATACGCAAAcaaaagacaatttttttgcttaattgaAGGTTTCTGAAGAAGAAACCTCTCCTGGGTTGTTGAAAGTTCCCTAGTGATTTTAAATATTGACTTGCTTGGTTTGGTGTGACTGTGGAGTGAGAAATATTTGGGGGATTCTTGGCTTCTTTGAGTTGGCCGAAAGTTGCCCTTGGAGGtttgttagaaaattttgttttgtcagtattttgcttttgttcatttgattttttaccttgaaatttaCTTcgattgttgtttttttttgaagatgagCTCATGATATGCCAAAAATTTGATATGGGAGCAtgggtttattatttcttttttcaagttgGTGGGTGCTGGGTTCGACTAGGTTCGTTGgttggaattgcagggtttgttgttattgttgttggtCTGATcggtgtgggtttgttgttgttggtttgggtgtggttCGGTTTGatctattttgttgttgttgatgttctTAATTCTGGGTTTGATattcatgttcttgattctgggtttgttgttcTTTGATGatcatgttcttgattctgagtttgttgttgttgatgtacatgtttaattttttgtttttcatttttttatttaattataattaatttaaacgccgacgtggcaattttttaatgccaaaatagatttttttaattattattttactgtgccgttagccacgtcagcattttctgttagttgggtgacggtaaggacttaaatgtcacgcgttaattggtttaggaattaaaagtggtaaaaataaaatgtaggaactaaaataaaaaaaatgtcttaaaatgtagagactaaaagtgtatttacaCTTTTATTTAATAACATTATGGATAAAGTCGAATttagtttaataattttaaacaagcAATTATTAAAGATAACTaaaatagacttttttttttttagttgagaaTTAACTAAAATAGACCTATCATCGTATACTATTACTAtatcaaaaatcattttcagcTCTAGTTCAAAGGATAAGATTAAGGACAAAACTTACTTCTTCATCTTGTATCCTGTTTGAAGAGATTACAATTAATGCACATGTGTGCACgttcatcaagaaaaaaaaaatacacgtgTGCACTAAGACAAGTTGTACCTCCCACCAACCAAATTAGCCTAATAAATGGACAACTAACTCtgagggttttatttatttatttataactttttgTAGGGGACTGCATTTGAGGTTCATTGGATACTATGCCGTGAAATTATTCACTCATCGGAAGGGGtcaataatttcttttcttattatgTATGTTACTTCTCATAATGATAATCTTTTATTACCATATTAACTAAAcaactaaaatattaattgattttttttgtataactacAAAAAACTTTAATTAGACATTAAAATTACACGATTATTGCTTTTGCCAGCACACTGAAACAAGATTCCTTTGAAAAACGTGGATTTTTACCGTCTTCTTCAATAAAGTGGcgaatgctttttttttttctttgataagttTTTATTGAAGTGGCCAATGCTTGTACTCCGCATTGGAAACTAGTCCACAATTTTTTGTCATATCTGTTATGCAGTAGACTGTGCCTACCACTTACACataaatttatctattttttttttatcatttgtatTTTACCATTGTTACGTCACCACTGTGACATAGAAATTGTGTAATAGTACGtagtgctaaattttttttttctatactaAGGTGTAgagaataaaattataatagcATCAATCAAATCTGAATTCCTTTCAAatattgctttttcttttttatttaaatatagttttaaCTTATAGAGTCAattcttaattattattttttattatcaaactaaaatattaattgacattTTGATGCAGGTTAGAATTGTTACTTATTGGATTCTAAAGTCTCAAACTTGTTTTCCCTGATTACCCAAGCAAAAAACAAcaggaaccaaaaaaaaaagaaaaaaagaaactttgaTTTCCCTATTGAACGAGAGAATACGAATAATAGCAATAGCTTTTAATTTGCCCAACCGCTCAGCATAAATGTATTGATATCAATTACTAGTGAACATCAATTATTTGCCGGTACTGACTGTCAGATCCTTTACCTCCCTAGGCACGAATAGGATCGATGATATCAATGTTCAATGTTCAATGTTCAACTAAccctctttatttatttaagttattGTACTGACCACAATAGCTCCCCGGTGTCCTCAGGTGCCCGCACTGAAAGGACCACTTACGACTACaaacaaagaattaaagaacgataggaaaaaatatatatatatatttttcactttttgaaattttctaaaatggatACCCattataaaatagttatttatttatttattttattttaaataaacaaacacaagagagagaaagagattttaatacaaatttacaaaagtcatattataaaatacattaaaaaatcacGATAACTTCTAAGGGAAGGTAGAGTAAGTTATATTTATACTATAcacaatacatttttttttacactcttTTAAACAATGTGGGACAACAGTTCAGCATAAATGTCATTAATCAGTTAAATTATTAACAAACACTAATCGGTTAGAGtattaacaaaaacaatcaggagaatataattaaatataaatggCCAAAATAAGACTTTTGATATATAAATTCTATATGAAAACATCTAAACTTTTAGgccaatatattttttttaataattcaatattaCAATAGAGAGGAATAATTTGAATCCTAAATATCTTTAAAAACTAAGAAATACTGACCAATTAAAACTTAAACTACAAgattcttaataaaaataaggaaaagttAACTGATGATTTAAGAACacttgtttaaaaaattttattagaaacttcttttgagaaaagaaaaaagtaattattttttttacggctttttatattttttataaaagtggtgttaagactttcttaaaatagttgaAAAATGTTAGCGGACACTATAATGTGCTCGTTAAGAATGAGTTATTGAGGAGCCtggttaattaaaaattaatattaattgatGTGGGAACTTGAAATATTACTAAAGTGATAAGTAGAACTCAAAAAGTTAGTTCCTCAAGCTCCACGCACATCTATAAAgctattcaataattttttttttttttgataggaagctagtaaaaaatttgacacaaaacAATTTCTTAACGCGACTATAAATACAatctaaaatagtttattaacaattacttAAGCCCTCGTTTAGGAGGAGGGATTAgaatagaaatgaatgaaaagaataattttaggatattctttcattctcttatttgagagttttaatggagaGAATGGAACAAGAAGGAatgaacactcattcctctctattcccttaaaatttcaaattttcgtTCGCCTAAAATTGGGAGGAACGGGAGGGAaggaaattagatttaatgaattttttactaaaactcccaaaatactcctatatattcaaccatttattttaaaatagaggtttaatagtaatattgtcataaaatgatttcattctaTTCCCTTTAGCTCTATGGtacttccaaacaagattacctacatttcattaattttcattcatttattttaaaacatataattaagattacttaatttcattctatttttttttcattaaattccTCTTGcttaagggtgtgtttgtttgaagATGAAATAAgatggatggaaaactttgaaGAGGAATgagaaggaaaacttttttagaGTGTGTTGGTTGGAtggggaggaaggaaaataaatggtgggaTCGGGTGTTTTCCCCCGGGCccaccaaaaaaatttctccccATAATGTGGCGAAAACTAAAGAGAAAAAACGAGGTTgcttaaagaacaaaaatgtcCATGTGCACTTGCACATGAGCTACGTCCACATCAGTAgcctttaattattttttcttcttcttcgtttcaTCTAGTTGCtctgtttacttttttttttctccttctttttgtCTGGTTGCTCTATTTACTTTTTTCCCCCCTCATCCATTTGCACATACACAATTTGTTTGCTAAATAAAtatgttactttttttgttttttaatgagGACATAATTGAGtgattgcttcttcttttttttggggttgtttgtcatttttttgttttgttttaattgagcATCATTTTTTAGCAATGgtatatgaataaatttatgCAACTTACTTTTTCCATTCATTCACCTTTTCACtcccaatcaaacaaaaaggagggaaattaaaatcttttatttcctttcaCTTTTCTATCACTCTACAATTTTCTATTCTCttacttttccacccctccaatcAAACAAGCCctaaatacatttcattccattttcttataattattttattttatttcattcctTTATAAACTCTCAATCGAAGTCTAAGAGTATTTGCTAATAAGACTAATTAAAATAtacatttagtttattttcaaaaaatatatatttttactagtGTTTGTTGGGCAAAGATAAtttttaccaacttattttactattcagcttatttttagtactttttaacttattttttatactatttataaatcTTACTACACTTTTTGATAACTATTTTAACtaagttttacttttatttatagtatttttagttaaaagtttagttttagcaaaataaatgaATTCCAAACGGATCcttaatcaaacaaacaaataataaataaacaaataaacaaataaatatagagCAAACTACCGTACTTTAatggtccatttggattgaAGGGGAGGgagagagtagagtaaagtagagtagatttagcacaaaattaacttatttttagtcaatactactctactctcctctacttTCCATTCTTCCTCCCTAcatccaaacaagccataaGAAATTGGTACGAACTAAATTACTTTACCCTGAtcccccaaaaagaaaatgcacGGCGTTATCATAAGTTTATTCTGCCAGAATATTTAGTTTATTACGTAAAAgtataattgtattttgaaaaatatcataCGAAAATAAATTCACCAAACAGATCTTGGAAACGTCGGGACTTTGAAAGgtcattgtttttttcttttttttgatgggattgaaAGGTCATTGTTGAGAGCTCAGATACTCTCCCACCTTGCTATATGGAAATAACGAAGACAAATGAAATGGAAAACTTTAATATTGTCTTCCCAAttgtcttctaaaaaaaaaacctactatGAGGTGCGGCTTCGTGGTAGAAGTCTTTAAGTTACTTCACTTGATGAGCTTGGTGCAAGTGACGGAACCACCCTTGGACTAGTGGGGACAATGGccctcatttaaaaaaaaaaatattattatatatatgtgtattaattttagtcattttgttctataaaattacattttatttctctttaacaatattattgattcttttaagagtaatgctatactcacaaacttttagtaatatttttacaaactgttttggtagcaaattcttattgattcGCATATGAGCACATCactcacattatttttttacttactaataaccactTGTTACAtcagtaatttaaaaaaaaaaaaaacttgttgcTTTAACAGTTTCATCATTTTAGtgaccataaaaaatttaatagatctaaaatttaaaacaaaatatacaagtcccaaaaaaaatcttaataacaaaaattatttgtaaaactaaaaacaaaattgagcTCAATGAactaattttatccaaaataaataaccctgccatttaaaaaattcaaacaaaaaaaattttgttcttacccacaaaaaaaaaaaaaaaactcagcagCTAAGTAGTAGAATCAGAAGTTGAAACTGCTGTACACAATGAATAGTAAAATCGCTCTCCTAACTCAAAGTTCAAGCTCCGTCTCTGCCTCAATGGTACATATGATATTACCCATTGCAGTCATGTGACGTTCAGTTCATACTATAAACCtaaaccccctttttttttttcattagggaaaaaagggaaaaaaaaaaaaaagtctttccAATAGCTTTAGGTTTTAAATTAGAAGTACATTTTTTGTCCAGAAGACCACTACTACATCATAAATTATACAACCAACCTAGTACAGCGTAAATCAAATTGCGAGGAATCATTAATGTTCAACGAGaagtattgttatttattttaaattgagaAATGTTAATCAATGCCCCATGAGTATTGGTTTATGAACtgtttttagaaatattttataagagaatgataaaacaataaatattgttgacagtttttcatatttttcatgaaagtggtattaaaactttcttattaTGGTTTATTAACTATTGCTCTAAAGATATCCGTTACTATGAACgttttaaattttgtccttCACAATTTACAAACCCATTTATGTACTGGGCAAAAAAACCATACccattatattttatgcacTCACATTCGATTGAAACCAATtgacttctttgttttttctgaCATATTTTGAGGAAATCCTCATTTGAAGCCAAATTCTGTTAAGAGGAGTACAAAATGGAAGAcaatattatgaatttagttGTGGTTGGAGTCATTTCATGGTCAACAATTTTTCTGTTGACAAGGAGGGTCTTCCCCAAGCTTTCATTTGATTTCTCCAACCGAGTTGTTTCAGCGATTCATGCAACTTTAGCTGTGATATTGGCCTCTCTCACTGTTCAAGATTGGAGGTGCCCAGTTTGTCCCTTGGCTTCAAAATCTTCCCCAAAGCAGGTACTTAATCTAACGTGTTTGTTATTCCATTGTTTATGGGGTTGTTTTCTTTGAAATCTTTTGGAACTTTTCACACTTTAGTGACTCTCTGTTTGAGGTCTTGAACAAATTCTAAAAAAGGGAATTCTGTTGGAGATCCTAGTTTAAATTTAGTGATTGTTGTGTTTTAGTAACTCTCATATTGATGGTGGGAACTTGATCTATGAGCAGATGCAAACTCTAGCAATGAGCCTTTCTTATATGATCTATGATATGGTATGTTGCCTCTTTGACAAGCAAGTCAAATTGGACAATTCGATCCATCATCTAGTTAGCATTGTTGGATTTGGAGCAGGCCTAGCCTATAAGAAGGTATTAATCtttacatatacatatatatatatatatatatatatatatatatttttttttttaatcttgggCCAACAATTGTCTTCCTATGGAGTCGACACTATATTAGCATATGTTTGAAACAaaggagattaaaaaaaaaaaaaaaaagtaaagaaggtGGTTTGGAATCAATATACTAGTAGAATTTTGTATATTCTAATATCtttcactttttcttcttctttcttcttttctcatcTTTCTTCATCCAAATATAGGGTTAAGGTTCACTCGGAAATTCTTTGTAGAGTTAGGAATCTAACTTGGTATAAAAGTTTTGATTCTCAAGATTATCAGCTAATTAAGCCAGATCTAAAGGCTCAATtcctaatttgattttttttttttaagttactattacagCCTTCAATTATTGGATAAAGTTTAACATAGTTGATCACCTAATAAACTAAattaattgtgttaatttaaACCCTTAACTTTTAAAATCATGTCTGAGTCTCATTTCCATTTAAATTTCACACATAATCAATAGTtgaaattagtttattttaaaattttacactttatatatatataattgaaaccTCTGAAACTTTCATAATTTTCCATGTCAGCACAATATAATTAAGACGAAAATACAgttttggttcctacattttgggtcaattcccattttggtcccaaaattgatttcgttactaatgtcatccctaaaaaaagaaaattgtttctAAAATGATCCTTACCGTCAGTCAACCAATGGAAAAATCCTACGTATCTAACGAAATGCATTGTTTGCTGACATGGCGctgacgtggccattaaaatattattaaaaaaaattatttggcattttttaaatgccacgtcagcattttaagtttttttaaaagccatgtcagaaaatttaaacaaaaataaattaaatttaaaaaaaagccttaaatctaatttaatttaagcctttaattttttttggtaagaacaTAACaatttgttcttcatgttctttccAAATTCCAGAAACAAACCCAGCAACTAAATCCAATCTCCAGCAACCAAATCCAATCTCCATCAATgccaaaaaaacaagaaataaatccAACAAACCAATCAATCTCCAACAAACCCATAAACTCATAAATTTCACATTCAAACACACAAGAACAACACAAGAACACCATCTGCTCCAAGATCCAAGATCCACATCATCGTCCAAGATCAACACAAGAGCACCGACTGTATCATCGTCCAAGATCCACAACCCAAATCACCCAAACAACCGCTATCAAAAGCTCCGCATCACTCGAAACCCACCATCTCCCTAGTCAACCCAATAATATGGGTTTGAGAGCCACTGCCTGGGGTTTTGGTCATGGCTAGGATCAGGCctgagagaggaaaagagagggTGAGGTAGAGAGAGGTTTCGCCGCCGGCCTCCTTCAATCGGGCCTGATCTGCTCCAGACCACCGCCGGCCTCCTTCGATCGAGCTTGATCTGCTTCAAACCACCGCATCTCATTATCTCCTcatccccctctctctctctctctaaacccaaatcacgggttctctctctctctaaacccagatCACAGGTTCAAAATGGGCTAATGAAAAAAATGGTCTAATGAAAAGAAAtcattgaaattaaagaaattaaaaagaaattgtgaGAGGCCGAGCTTCGGGTATTTtcaacttaaattaaaattaagaaattaaaggtttattttttaattagatttaaggattttttttttaatttagtttaaattctctgatttggctttttttattaattaaattgctgacgtggcatttaaaaaatgccaaatagtcttttttaataatgttttaatGGCCACGTTAGCGCCATGTCAGCAAACAGTGCATTCCGTTAGACACGAAGGATTTTTCCGTTGGTTGACTGACGGCAAGGACCATTTTAgaaatgatttctttttttagggatgacattagtaacgaaatcaattttgggaccaaaatgggaattgacccaaaatgtagggaccaaaagtgtattttcacctataattaaataaaattatcattttatataaataaaattatttttgcttagtccaaacttaacaaggagtgaaactctatctctctaacaagttcaacttaaactcaaactctttttataatttttcttttcctataatttctaagttgataaaaatcttttggataaatatcaaatttttggattaaaaaaaaaaagctaataacAACATGATTTTTACGGtataacaggaaaaaaaattgtaattaacgTTAACAACTTGATTTCTATggtatttgattttaaataaattccTTCTTTTTATGCTTATATCAACTTCATCACAACTTTCATTGGGAGGATATACGAGttattgataataaatttattatctactttttttcaaatatttttttaatttaatttttttagataaatatcaaatttttggataacaaaaaaaagggcTAACAACATTGATTAACAACATGAGAGAAGTCAATGGAGGGGAGGAGACTAGAGAGTTtttggaccttttttttttgtgagtattTCATAATGTATTATTTTGGGTATTGGGTATTTTGTTATCCAAGTAGGAAATAGAAAGCCTAGGTATAAATAGTTGATTTGTTATTTGTTGTTTCATACTTCTAAAAGGAATTAGGGTTATTTGGAGTGTGGTTTTTGGTGGATAAggctagaaaaatatataaaggtaAGGTTTAGAATATATTAGCAATTCTACAAGGAAATATATGAACTTAACTGAAATTTTACGTgattaataatgttatttttttattttttatttatggattGTGGCAACATGGTTGAGACTTCTATGCAAAATACAAATGGagtaaatacaaaaaataccTAGAGGTAATAGATGCTTGAAATTATTTAACATTTGTTAATTATCTTGTGCGTTGCACAAGTTAGCAACTAGTAACCTTTAAACTTGTGTTCCATTTGACATATTAACtagttttgttaaaatttaaatggagAGGAGATTTAAAGATGAAATTGACCAACATTGGAAAAAGTTTCTTAGGGCACGTTTGGTATGTATGTTCAAACaatagttttaagtttttttttggaaatacatgtggatgaaaaagtgtgtgaaaatacgtgtaatattgtttaaaaattgaaaacatgtgtttaaacacatgtaccaaacatgtGTTTGCAGACTTAACCAAATTTACCAAGTAATATCacacatttcttttttatgtagTGTGGATCAGAGATGGTCGCTGCATTATGGATAACCGAAATTTCCAGCCCTTTCCTCCACCTAAGGGAGCTTCTCAAAGAGCTTGGTTACAAAGACACCGACCTTAGTTTGGTTGCTGATGTGAGTTTAAATTCTTGGGGATCTTACCAACTTTTTTATAGTTTGTGCTAAGGGTAGAACTTGGTTTTGCAATATTAGCATACATCTAGATTGTAGTTTGTGTTTACACATGAAAATATTCAATAGTAGTGAGTGATGATGATGTGGTTTTACCTTGGTAAGTGAGGTGGTTATCTTGGCATTTGCGTCAAGTACTATAAATAGGTTATTAAACACCagaattaagaaaatttaattggaCATATGACGCATAATTAGATagtaatgaaaaaataatttggatTTAATTTGGATTCTTATTGTATTTCAACtttaatataatatgatatgatgTTCTTAAAGTTTCCTTTGAATATTACATACGACTTCCTAATTATGAGCAAAGTAAAATTTAACAATAGATAATTAGATACTATTGTTCAATATAAGttgtaatgtatatttttctcaaaacgAAAAATACAGTTAACTATTATATATTGATGTGCACTAACAAATTCATTACGGCtgcttgtgtttttctttaatatatatgccctatttgactttttttttttgttgttgaaaaatgtacaaatatttcatttaataaagtattaaatAGACCTTAACTTGTGCCCGTAAGGCATTAATaacatttgttaataaaagttttaatgGAAAcataggaaaattcttaggtactcttaGAATACGGAGAAATTGTGTTCCCTCTCACATTTGTGGTAAACTCTACCATGAGTTTAATAAGTGGACTCCACTATGAATGCGAGAAGATGAAACATCATTCTTTGTGTTCCGAAAGtatctaagaattactcatTCACAAGGGTCTATCATTGACATTATTTTCATTACGTACCAATCACAACAAATCTGTtgataattgtgaaaaaattattaaaaaattttgtcactaaatttATTGAAGCTCCATCCACAAATACAACCAATACGATTTCACCAACATCCAAGTCCATGTAATATACAGTGGATTTTTATTGATAGACTTCAACAACCTAATAAAAAAACgttcaaattactttttttcttttattatatataattggtGCAATACATTAGGTTTTCCTATACATTCAAACACATTGTTACATTAAATTTAGTAATCCTTAGAAAAGTAACTTAGTTTGTGTTTTAATAGATTAATAGAAccgtgtttgaatttaattaaaaaagctTAATATATGGCACCTAAATAACTTCATCTAAATTTTaccttttaaaatttaaaatatccCTATCATTCATGAATGCACCCCATCTAAATACACGAATCAAATGCTGTAATGCTGTCAAACATTCACTTTTTGAATGGACAATATAATAAATCAGGGTCATTACTAACTTTGGAATTTGCACAGATTTTGTTTGCAGTAATATTTACATTCGCTAGGATGGGGGGTGGGCCTTATCTCACTTATGTGACTTTGGTTGCTAACAATCCATTTCTCATAAAGGTAGGCTACTATGCTCTATATAGcaatgaatttaaatttaacttGTCTGAGAACTTGTCTTGTT
This genomic stretch from Castanea sativa cultivar Marrone di Chiusa Pesio chromosome 1, ASM4071231v1 harbors:
- the LOC142622211 gene encoding uncharacterized protein LOC142622211 isoform X1, giving the protein MEDNIMNLVVVGVISWSTIFLLTRRVFPKLSFDFSNRVVSAIHATLAVILASLTVQDWRCPVCPLASKSSPKQMQTLAMSLSYMIYDMVCCLFDKQVKLDNSIHHLVSIVGFGAGLAYKKCGSEMVAALWITEISSPFLHLRELLKELGYKDTDLSLVADILFAVIFTFARMGGGPYLTYVTLVANNPFLIKAMALGLQLVSAFWFYKIVLMVRYKLTKRTSTKVA
- the LOC142622211 gene encoding uncharacterized protein LOC142622211 isoform X2, which gives rise to MEDNIMNLVVVGVISWSTIFLLTRRVFPKLSFDFSNRVVSAIHATLAVILASLTVQDWRCPVCPLASKSSPKQMQTLAMSLSYMIYDMVCCLFDKQVKLDNSIHHLVSIVGFGAGLAYKKCGSEMVAALWITEISSPFLHLRELLKELGYKDTDLSLVADAMALGLQLVSAFWFYKIVLMVRYKLTKRTSTKVA